The following are encoded together in the Kribbella voronezhensis genome:
- a CDS encoding LLM class flavin-dependent oxidoreductase translates to MTAPMQVGYDDVLRVWREADAIEEIEHAWLFDHLLPIGGDPDGSILEGWTLLSALAAQTQRLRLGLLVTSNRFRPPAMLAKMAATVDIVSGGRLDFGIGVGSRPDHPLARREYAAHGLPFHEVADAVGSFAEACTVIRRLWTETSPFDFHGNYLDLTGAFCNPKPLQSPHPPIVIGGRSAAVLRIAAEHADVWNIPGGDLEDVVRRSALLDRYCAEIGRDPASITRSIHLPVSYDEPGATREAIVEAVGAGFEHVVLGLPAPYPAKVAQWVADELITSVR, encoded by the coding sequence ATGACCGCGCCGATGCAGGTCGGCTACGACGACGTACTCCGGGTCTGGCGCGAGGCGGACGCCATCGAGGAGATCGAGCACGCCTGGCTGTTCGACCATCTGCTGCCGATCGGCGGCGATCCGGACGGGTCGATCCTGGAAGGCTGGACGTTGCTGTCCGCCCTGGCCGCGCAGACCCAGCGGCTGCGCCTGGGGTTGCTGGTCACCAGCAACCGGTTCCGGCCGCCCGCGATGCTCGCCAAGATGGCCGCGACCGTCGACATCGTCTCCGGTGGACGCCTCGACTTCGGGATCGGCGTCGGCTCGCGTCCGGACCATCCGCTGGCCAGGCGTGAGTACGCGGCGCACGGCCTGCCTTTCCATGAAGTAGCCGATGCGGTGGGGAGCTTCGCCGAGGCGTGCACGGTGATCCGGCGGTTGTGGACGGAGACGTCGCCGTTCGACTTCCACGGCAACTACCTCGATCTCACCGGGGCGTTCTGCAACCCCAAGCCCTTGCAGAGTCCGCATCCGCCGATCGTCATCGGTGGCCGATCAGCCGCCGTACTGCGGATCGCCGCCGAGCACGCCGACGTCTGGAACATCCCCGGTGGCGACCTCGAGGACGTCGTACGGCGGAGTGCTCTGCTGGACCGGTACTGCGCGGAGATCGGCCGGGATCCTGCCTCGATCACGCGCTCGATCCATCTGCCGGTCTCCTATGACGAGCCCGGTGCTACCCGGGAGGCGATCGTCGAGGCGGTCGGCGCCGGCTTCGAGCACGTCGTACTGGGCCTCCCGGCGCCTTATCCGGCCAAGGTCGCCCAGTGGGTCGCGGATGAACTCATCACGTCGGTGAGGTAA
- a CDS encoding aldo/keto reductase codes for MQYRTLGRTGVQVSTLALGAMNFGPIGRTDQNEATAIVDAALEAGINLVDTADMYGQGESEELVGKAIAGRRDDLVLATKATLPMGEERNHRGSSRRWLVTELDNSLRRLGVDHVDLYQMHRWDPTTSDEETLSALTDLQRAGKIRYFGSSGFPAYRIVQAQWAARENHLSRYVTEQPGYSILQRAIESDVLPVTAEYGLGVLVWSPLASGWLSGAVRAGQEISTNRSAARPEWFDLSIPSNQVRLDAVEQLVKVAEEAGLTLIQLALGFVTAHPGVTSAIIGPRTVDHLHSQLAAADTVLTADVLDAIDAIVAPGLDLAPEQKFYTPPALLDPSLRRR; via the coding sequence ATGCAGTACCGCACTCTCGGCCGGACCGGCGTCCAGGTCAGCACGCTCGCGCTCGGCGCGATGAACTTCGGCCCGATCGGCCGCACCGACCAGAACGAGGCGACCGCGATCGTCGACGCGGCCCTCGAGGCCGGCATCAACCTCGTCGACACCGCCGACATGTACGGCCAGGGCGAGTCGGAGGAACTGGTCGGCAAGGCGATCGCCGGCCGCCGCGACGATCTCGTCCTGGCCACCAAGGCCACCCTGCCGATGGGGGAGGAGCGCAACCACCGGGGCAGTTCGCGCCGCTGGCTGGTCACCGAACTGGACAACAGCCTCCGCCGGTTGGGTGTCGACCACGTCGACCTCTATCAGATGCACCGGTGGGATCCGACGACGAGCGACGAAGAGACCCTCTCGGCCCTGACCGATCTGCAGCGGGCCGGAAAGATCCGGTACTTCGGGTCGTCCGGGTTCCCGGCGTACCGGATCGTGCAGGCCCAATGGGCGGCCCGGGAGAACCACCTGAGCCGCTACGTCACCGAGCAGCCCGGCTACTCGATCCTGCAGCGCGCCATCGAGTCCGACGTGCTGCCGGTCACCGCGGAGTACGGACTCGGCGTACTGGTCTGGAGCCCGCTGGCCTCGGGGTGGCTGTCTGGCGCGGTGCGGGCCGGCCAGGAGATCTCCACCAATCGCTCGGCCGCCCGGCCGGAGTGGTTCGATCTCAGCATCCCGTCGAACCAGGTCCGCCTCGATGCCGTCGAGCAACTGGTGAAGGTCGCCGAGGAGGCCGGGCTGACCCTGATCCAGCTCGCGCTCGGGTTCGTCACCGCGCACCCAGGCGTCACCAGTGCGATCATCGGCCCGCGCACGGTGGACCACCTGCACTCCCAGCTGGCCGCCGCGGACACCGTGCTGACCGCCGACGTCCTGGACGCCATCGACGCGATTGTCGCTCCCGGCCTCGACCTCGCACCGGAGCAGAAGTTCTACACCCCGCCGGCGCTGCTCGACCCGTCGCTGCGCAGGCGGTGA
- a CDS encoding TetR/AcrR family transcriptional regulator, protein MTEKPRKRADARRNELSLLDAAAATFVAAGVDAPVRDIAAKAGVGVGTIYRHFPTRADLIVAVYRHQVEACAEAGPALLAANTSPHAALAQWIDLFVDFLVTKHGLAGALRSDNAAFQTLHAYFVDRLVPVCGQLLDAAVAAGEIRDDLQPITLMRGVGNLCIGAENNPDYDARRLVALLIAGLRLA, encoded by the coding sequence ATGACCGAGAAGCCGCGAAAGCGGGCCGACGCGCGGCGGAACGAGCTGAGCCTGCTGGACGCCGCCGCCGCGACCTTCGTCGCTGCCGGGGTCGACGCGCCGGTGCGGGACATCGCGGCCAAGGCCGGGGTCGGGGTCGGCACGATCTACCGCCACTTCCCGACCCGGGCCGATCTCATCGTCGCCGTCTACCGGCACCAGGTGGAGGCGTGCGCCGAGGCGGGGCCGGCCCTGCTCGCCGCCAACACCTCCCCGCATGCCGCGCTGGCCCAGTGGATCGATCTCTTCGTCGATTTCCTGGTCACCAAGCACGGGCTGGCCGGCGCGCTGCGGTCCGACAACGCCGCCTTCCAGACTCTTCACGCCTACTTCGTCGACCGCCTCGTACCGGTCTGCGGCCAACTGCTCGACGCCGCCGTCGCGGCCGGCGAGATCCGCGACGACCTGCAGCCGATCACCTTGATGCGCGGGGTCGGGAATCTCTGCATCGGCGCGGAGAACAACCCCGACTACGACGCCCGTCGCCTGGTCGCCCTGCTGATCGCCGGCCTTCGTCTCGCCTAG
- a CDS encoding PPOX class F420-dependent oxidoreductase produces MPRTIATNTKVDTEALLEFVRPRHHMLLVTRRADGSPQISPVSGGVDAEGRIVISSYPERAKSKNVQRDPQTAVVVLSDDWNGPWVQIDGSGEVIELPDAVEPLVDYYRSISGEHPDWDEYREAMRKQGKCLIRITPQRWGPVATGGFPAHLAD; encoded by the coding sequence ATGCCGAGAACGATTGCCACCAACACCAAGGTCGACACCGAGGCGCTGCTCGAGTTCGTCCGGCCGCGCCATCACATGCTGCTGGTCACCCGGCGCGCCGACGGATCCCCGCAGATCTCCCCGGTCTCCGGCGGGGTCGACGCCGAGGGCCGGATCGTCATCTCGTCCTATCCGGAACGGGCCAAGAGCAAGAATGTGCAGCGCGATCCGCAGACCGCCGTGGTCGTGCTGTCCGACGACTGGAACGGGCCGTGGGTCCAGATCGACGGCAGCGGCGAGGTGATCGAACTGCCCGACGCGGTGGAGCCGCTGGTCGACTACTACCGGTCGATCTCCGGCGAGCACCCGGACTGGGACGAGTACCGCGAAGCGATGCGCAAGCAGGGCAAGTGCCTGATCCGCATCACCCCGCAACGCTGGGGCCCGGTCGCCACCGGCGGCTTCCCCGCCCACCTCGCCGACTGA
- a CDS encoding GntR family transcriptional regulator: MTRRLELTPGGPSGRRTLAEEAAAELHELILSGELPSGTALRLEELAKRLDMSQMPIREGLRRMQALGLVEIVPHKGAWVRELSMEDLRDTHQTRLALESLAVRAAATRFADSDAALARAALAEHVRLSKAGDIIASRQAHTEFHFAIYRAGGSRWLPRAIEPVWQNSERYRFGSRQTKARIEQTRREHQAILDACLAHDEAGAEAALREHLEGAMQRITETMERRYKKD; this comes from the coding sequence ATGACCCGACGACTCGAGCTCACGCCCGGGGGACCGAGCGGCCGTCGTACGCTCGCGGAAGAAGCCGCGGCCGAGTTGCACGAACTCATCCTGTCCGGCGAGCTGCCCAGCGGTACGGCGTTGCGCCTCGAGGAGCTGGCCAAGCGGCTGGACATGAGCCAGATGCCGATCCGCGAAGGGCTGCGCCGGATGCAGGCGCTCGGACTGGTCGAGATCGTGCCGCACAAGGGCGCCTGGGTCCGCGAACTGTCGATGGAGGACCTGCGCGACACCCACCAGACCCGGCTCGCCCTGGAGAGCCTCGCCGTACGGGCTGCCGCGACCAGGTTCGCCGACTCCGACGCGGCGCTGGCGCGGGCCGCGCTGGCCGAGCACGTCCGGTTGTCGAAGGCGGGCGACATCATCGCCTCGCGGCAGGCGCACACCGAGTTCCACTTCGCGATCTACCGGGCCGGTGGGTCGCGCTGGCTGCCGCGCGCGATCGAGCCCGTCTGGCAGAACAGCGAGCGCTACCGGTTCGGCTCCCGGCAGACCAAGGCCCGGATCGAGCAGACCCGGCGTGAGCACCAGGCGATCCTGGACGCCTGCCTGGCCCACGACGAGGCCGGCGCCGAGGCGGCCCTGCGCGAACACCTGGAAGGCGCGATGCAGCGCATCACCGAAACGATGGAACGCCGCTACAAGAAGGACTGA
- a CDS encoding quinone oxidoreductase family protein, with amino-acid sequence MSARKGIVLRSYGPGQQLKAEEIELVAGRGEALVEMRVAAVTQLDRTVLAGKLPQQLPAPFVPGSEGAGVVLSSEKYPAGTGVVIRGGGVGVSLPGTWGQLAVVPDGSLHPLPAGLDPAAAVAMLAPALTAHTAVRRVGAVVAGETIVVTGATGLVGRLCTAVARAAGAAKVIGLARAGESVDVLSGLVDQIVRVDELGQVGRELQWCDAAIDTVGGPVTSGVMSHITPGGRVVVLGYTAGEFATLDLHQLIGRDLRVLPVNMQRTSIEPGTVAQVLADIAPAAVQPDVVLMPARDAEDALDLLGAATADRRLLLDLSGLQ; translated from the coding sequence ATGAGCGCACGGAAGGGCATCGTGCTGCGCAGCTACGGGCCCGGCCAGCAGTTGAAGGCCGAGGAGATCGAGCTGGTCGCGGGACGGGGGGAAGCGCTGGTCGAGATGCGGGTGGCGGCTGTCACCCAGCTGGACCGGACCGTCCTGGCCGGCAAGCTGCCCCAGCAGTTACCGGCGCCGTTCGTCCCTGGCTCAGAGGGTGCGGGCGTGGTGCTGAGTTCGGAGAAGTATCCGGCCGGCACCGGGGTGGTGATCCGTGGTGGCGGCGTCGGAGTCTCCCTGCCGGGCACCTGGGGACAACTGGCCGTAGTACCGGATGGATCTCTGCATCCGTTACCGGCCGGCCTCGACCCGGCTGCTGCAGTGGCGATGCTGGCTCCTGCGTTGACCGCGCATACCGCAGTACGGCGGGTTGGTGCTGTGGTGGCGGGGGAGACCATCGTGGTGACCGGCGCGACCGGGCTGGTGGGCCGGTTGTGTACTGCGGTTGCCAGGGCGGCCGGTGCGGCCAAGGTGATCGGCCTGGCGCGCGCGGGAGAGTCTGTCGACGTACTGTCCGGGTTGGTCGATCAGATCGTCCGCGTGGACGAACTGGGCCAGGTCGGACGCGAACTGCAGTGGTGCGACGCGGCGATCGACACTGTGGGCGGTCCGGTCACCAGTGGCGTGATGAGTCACATCACGCCGGGCGGGCGGGTCGTAGTACTGGGCTACACGGCAGGGGAGTTCGCCACTCTCGACCTGCATCAGCTGATCGGCCGCGACCTGCGGGTCCTGCCGGTGAACATGCAGCGCACGTCGATCGAGCCCGGAACGGTTGCGCAGGTACTGGCTGACATCGCGCCGGCCGCAGTACAGCCCGACGTCGTACTGATGCCTGCAAGGGACGCCGAGGATGCACTGGACCTGCTAGGCGCTGCTACCGCGGACCGGCGGCTGCTGCTCGACCTCAGTGGGCTGCAGTGA
- a CDS encoding amidohydrolase family protein — MRTPAEMAGWDVHTHLIPPTVLAAAGSFGLSVDGDQLVVDGNERLPLRKLGDPAALLSWVDEQQLDGAVVSVPPALFRYELGVEWATLLNEGLRELAGPRLRVLGHLPLHHPAAAGVATSLAAEGVFSGFALGTAGFGALDEVWQVLDALEAFTLIHPGHSPDERLSAHYLSNLLGNPYETGLAAAELVFTDVPGRFPGIRFCLCHGGGVTAALAGRWQRGIDTARPGIEPPSLSVAEALRRFYVDDLVHDPAALTLLRATFGADRVLAGSDWPFPMGSDQVDSGRAQAGELLTRPLGGAAGQEVAEG; from the coding sequence ATGCGGACGCCCGCTGAGATGGCCGGCTGGGATGTCCACACGCACCTGATTCCGCCGACCGTGCTGGCGGCGGCCGGCAGCTTCGGGCTGTCCGTCGACGGTGACCAGTTGGTTGTCGATGGCAACGAGCGGCTGCCGCTCCGCAAGCTCGGCGATCCGGCCGCCTTGCTTTCGTGGGTCGACGAGCAGCAGTTGGACGGTGCTGTGGTGTCCGTGCCGCCGGCGTTGTTCCGCTATGAGTTGGGCGTCGAGTGGGCCACCTTGCTCAACGAGGGACTGCGCGAGTTGGCAGGACCTCGTCTGCGCGTGCTCGGCCACCTGCCACTCCATCACCCGGCTGCTGCTGGAGTTGCCACGTCGCTGGCCGCTGAGGGAGTCTTCAGCGGCTTCGCCCTCGGTACTGCGGGCTTCGGCGCGCTGGACGAGGTGTGGCAGGTGCTGGACGCGCTCGAGGCGTTCACCTTGATCCACCCGGGCCACAGTCCGGACGAGCGGTTGTCTGCCCACTACCTGTCGAACCTGCTCGGAAACCCTTATGAAACAGGGCTTGCAGCGGCCGAGCTGGTGTTCACAGATGTTCCAGGGAGGTTCCCTGGGATTCGGTTCTGCCTCTGCCACGGTGGGGGAGTGACGGCAGCTTTGGCCGGCCGCTGGCAACGCGGTATCGACACGGCCCGGCCGGGGATCGAGCCGCCGTCGCTGTCCGTCGCGGAGGCGTTGCGACGGTTCTATGTCGACGATCTGGTGCACGATCCCGCGGCACTGACGTTGCTGCGGGCGACGTTCGGTGCGGACCGGGTGTTGGCCGGCAGCGACTGGCCGTTCCCGATGGGCAGCGATCAGGTCGATTCCGGGCGGGCGCAGGCGGGCGAACTGCTGACCAGACCGCTCGGTGGCGCGGCCGGCCAGGAGGTGGCCGAAGGATGA
- a CDS encoding cupin domain-containing protein: protein MTSFDEQFHEILLQTDDLEWVDKSLAGLSHKMLWRDEQTEASIALVRFEKGSGIPSAHRHASNQFMFCLSGRYVYLPTGTTLTKGSFYWNPKGVTHGPTLAEETSVLLEMYDGPHYPERPSFYDNDADAR from the coding sequence ATGACGAGCTTCGACGAGCAGTTCCACGAGATCCTGCTGCAGACGGACGACCTGGAGTGGGTGGACAAGTCCCTGGCCGGGCTGTCCCACAAGATGCTCTGGCGGGACGAGCAGACCGAAGCCTCGATCGCGCTGGTGCGCTTCGAGAAGGGGAGCGGCATCCCGTCGGCTCACCGGCACGCGTCGAACCAGTTCATGTTCTGCCTGTCCGGGCGGTACGTGTACCTGCCGACCGGGACCACCCTGACCAAGGGCAGCTTCTACTGGAACCCCAAGGGCGTCACCCACGGCCCGACGCTGGCAGAGGAAACCTCTGTCCTGCTGGAGATGTACGACGGCCCGCACTACCCCGAGCGTCCGTCCTTCTACGACAACGATGCGGACGCCCGCTGA
- a CDS encoding FAD-dependent monooxygenase produces MTSAQSQLPVAVVGAGPIGLTTALGLAHYGVPFVLLEEDAVLSSDTKAGTTLTRTLEIWNRYGCVDEILAAALRIDEIGDIDRATNTPRASVQLAELVNDTQFPFVINLPQQTMEPILAAALERSGGSVLTSHKLESFELVDDHVVLRVATPDGPRELLASHLLACDGGRSKVRDALGATVSGETLPERYMLIDVVVDLDVTNARDYPYLAYFADRSEWMVLIRQPECWRFLFPLGEGMEPPGDEDLLVKVKQFIGEVDKIELLGTVVYNVHHRVADHWSAERRVFLMGDAAHLITPMWALGLNTGALDASNLPWRLAWVLRGWASPELLDGYEQEQRPVAINGSGEMAEAARKYMSHQRGAVTAAGSDWATAYTRTLLGVRLDVDGEGDWSMVMTSAEPPAVRAGDRAPDLALHGPLGRETIHGLCRDSFVALYFTDVRRRPDIPVNDSPALRHFAISRWDAPLDSGLRDRSLFDPGSIATSRYGVPADTVVLVRPDGHIAAVAPMRAGVAEELYSGITGRPVPREDG; encoded by the coding sequence GTGACCTCAGCACAGTCCCAGCTGCCCGTTGCCGTCGTCGGCGCGGGTCCGATCGGCCTGACCACCGCGCTCGGCCTGGCCCACTACGGCGTGCCGTTCGTGCTGCTCGAGGAGGACGCCGTGCTGTCCTCCGACACCAAGGCCGGTACGACGCTGACCCGGACGCTGGAGATCTGGAACCGGTACGGCTGCGTCGACGAGATCCTCGCGGCCGCGCTGCGGATCGACGAGATCGGTGACATCGACCGGGCGACGAACACGCCGCGGGCCTCGGTCCAGCTGGCCGAACTGGTGAACGACACGCAGTTCCCGTTCGTGATCAACCTGCCGCAGCAGACGATGGAGCCGATCCTCGCCGCCGCGCTGGAGCGCTCGGGCGGATCCGTGCTGACCTCGCACAAGCTGGAGTCGTTCGAGCTCGTCGACGACCACGTCGTACTGCGGGTTGCCACGCCGGACGGGCCGCGCGAGCTTCTCGCCTCGCACCTGCTCGCCTGCGACGGCGGCCGGTCGAAGGTCCGGGACGCACTCGGTGCGACCGTGTCGGGCGAGACATTGCCCGAGCGATACATGCTGATCGACGTCGTGGTGGACCTGGACGTCACCAACGCGCGTGACTACCCGTACCTGGCGTACTTCGCCGATCGGTCGGAGTGGATGGTGCTGATCCGGCAGCCGGAGTGCTGGCGGTTCCTGTTCCCGTTGGGCGAAGGGATGGAGCCGCCGGGCGACGAGGACCTGCTGGTGAAGGTGAAGCAGTTCATCGGCGAGGTGGACAAGATCGAACTGCTCGGCACCGTCGTCTACAACGTGCACCACCGGGTGGCCGATCACTGGTCCGCCGAGCGCCGGGTCTTCCTGATGGGCGACGCCGCGCACCTGATCACTCCCATGTGGGCGCTGGGCCTCAATACCGGGGCACTGGACGCGTCCAACCTGCCCTGGAGACTTGCCTGGGTACTGCGAGGCTGGGCTTCGCCGGAGCTACTCGACGGCTACGAGCAGGAGCAGCGGCCGGTAGCGATCAACGGGTCCGGTGAGATGGCCGAGGCGGCTCGCAAATACATGTCGCACCAGCGGGGCGCGGTGACGGCTGCCGGGAGTGACTGGGCTACCGCCTATACACGCACGCTCCTCGGTGTACGGCTGGATGTGGACGGTGAAGGCGACTGGTCGATGGTGATGACCAGTGCGGAGCCACCGGCTGTCCGGGCCGGTGACCGGGCTCCTGACCTCGCTCTGCACGGCCCACTCGGCAGGGAGACGATCCACGGGTTGTGCCGGGATTCCTTTGTGGCCTTGTACTTCACCGACGTCCGGCGACGACCGGACATCCCGGTGAACGACTCGCCGGCGCTCCGGCACTTCGCGATCTCCCGCTGGGACGCGCCGCTCGACTCCGGGTTGCGGGACCGCTCGCTGTTCGACCCGGGCAGCATCGCGACCAGCCGGTACGGCGTACCGGCGGACACCGTCGTATTGGTTCGCCCTGACGGGCACATCGCGGCGGTGGCTCCGATGCGCGCCGGTGTGGCCGAGGAGCTCTACAGTGGCATCACCGGCCGCCCAGTACCTCGGGAGGACGGCTGA
- a CDS encoding SDR family NAD(P)-dependent oxidoreductase, whose translation MKVTFDATGEVVVVTGGARGIGAALAAAVVSCGGTAVVFDITAPENQAVEYVEVDVSDRAAVTAAVDGVIERHSRIDGLVAGAAVQPRSAVIDLDPAEWTRTLQVNLDGVVWVCQAVVPHMVERRAGSVVVFTSGMASTGYPGAAAYASGKAALVAFAKTLAAEVAEHRVRVNVIAPGVIDTDQFRTANLGADREHWRDTIGIGDPEDVVGPLLFLLSDAAAMTGSQLTRERAFARLEEF comes from the coding sequence ATGAAGGTGACCTTCGACGCGACCGGTGAGGTCGTGGTCGTCACGGGTGGCGCCCGTGGCATCGGTGCCGCGCTGGCAGCAGCGGTCGTCTCGTGCGGCGGGACGGCGGTCGTCTTCGACATCACGGCGCCGGAGAACCAGGCGGTCGAGTACGTCGAGGTGGACGTCTCCGATCGCGCGGCGGTGACGGCTGCCGTCGACGGCGTGATCGAGCGGCACAGCCGGATCGATGGGCTGGTCGCCGGCGCCGCCGTCCAGCCCCGGTCCGCGGTGATCGACCTGGACCCGGCCGAGTGGACCCGGACGCTGCAGGTGAACCTGGACGGCGTGGTCTGGGTCTGCCAAGCGGTGGTCCCACACATGGTCGAGCGCCGCGCCGGCTCGGTGGTCGTGTTCACCTCGGGGATGGCCTCGACCGGGTACCCGGGCGCCGCGGCGTACGCGTCCGGCAAGGCGGCGCTGGTCGCCTTCGCCAAGACCCTGGCCGCCGAGGTGGCCGAGCACCGGGTGCGGGTGAACGTGATCGCGCCGGGCGTGATCGACACGGACCAGTTCCGTACTGCGAACCTCGGTGCGGACCGCGAGCACTGGCGCGACACCATAGGGATCGGCGACCCCGAGGACGTGGTCGGCCCGTTGTTGTTCCTGCTGTCCGACGCGGCGGCGATGACCGGCTCCCAGCTGACCCGGGAACGGGCCTTCGCCCGGCTCGAAGAGTTCTAG
- a CDS encoding GntR family transcriptional regulator produces the protein MNNSLELLPGGGRGGRRTLAETAAAELHQLILSGELPSGTPLRLVELANRLEMSQMPVREGLRRLEALGLVDIIPHRGAWVRELSLEDLRDTHETRLALESLAVRAAAEHFGPDDQRQATVALADHLRLSRSEDSIGARQAHADFHFALYRAGGSQWLARAIEPVWQNSERYRFSSRQTPAQIERNREEHQAILDACVAHDANAAEKALRAHLDGAVQRITETMTSRQVARDKGSS, from the coding sequence ATGAACAACTCACTGGAGTTGTTGCCCGGCGGTGGCCGAGGCGGTCGTCGTACGTTGGCCGAGACCGCCGCGGCCGAGCTCCACCAGTTGATCCTGTCCGGCGAGCTTCCCAGCGGTACGCCGTTGCGCCTCGTCGAGCTGGCGAATCGGCTAGAGATGAGCCAGATGCCTGTGCGCGAAGGCCTGCGCCGGCTGGAGGCGCTCGGGCTGGTCGACATCATTCCGCATCGTGGCGCCTGGGTCCGCGAGCTGTCGCTGGAGGACCTGCGCGACACCCATGAGACCCGGCTTGCCCTGGAGAGCCTCGCAGTACGGGCGGCGGCTGAGCATTTCGGACCGGACGACCAGCGGCAGGCCACGGTCGCCCTCGCGGATCATCTGCGGTTGTCGCGGAGTGAGGACTCGATCGGGGCTCGACAGGCGCACGCGGACTTCCATTTCGCTCTCTACCGGGCCGGTGGGTCGCAGTGGCTGGCCCGGGCGATCGAGCCGGTCTGGCAGAACAGCGAGCGCTACCGGTTCAGCAGCCGGCAGACGCCGGCGCAGATCGAGCGCAACCGCGAAGAGCACCAAGCGATCCTCGATGCCTGCGTCGCCCACGATGCGAATGCGGCCGAGAAGGCGCTGCGGGCGCATCTGGACGGCGCGGTGCAGCGGATCACCGAGACGATGACCTCCCGGCAGGTCGCCCGGGACAAGGGGTCGTCATGA